One genomic region from Triticum aestivum cultivar Chinese Spring unplaced genomic scaffold, IWGSC CS RefSeq v2.1 scaffold42572-3, whole genome shotgun sequence encodes:
- the LOC123173015 gene encoding TATA-box-binding protein 1-like isoform X2: MYPHALLPARARRCCSTSATSTLIRHRRFIIMRIKEPETTSVIFASGKMACTEGKSEEHSQAYCQEVQYAELPKSLASQLHFRLPR, encoded by the exons ATGTATCCTCACGCGCTGTTACCAGCTCGGGCACGAAGGTGCTGCTCCACCTCGGCTACCTCTACTCTGATCCGACACCGACGATTCA TTATTATGAGGATAAAGGAGCCGGAAACGACATCAGTGATATTTGCTTCAGGAAAGATGGCATGCACAGAAGGAAAGAGTGAAGAACACTCTCAAGCTTACTGTCAGGAAG TGCAGTATGCAGAGTTGCCCAAAAGCTTGGCTTCACAACTACATTTTAG ATTGCCAAGATAA
- the LOC123173015 gene encoding TATA-box-binding protein 1-like isoform X1, with translation MYPHALLPARARRCCSTSATSTLIRHRRFIIMRIKEPETTSVIFASGKMACTEGKSEEHSQAYCQEVQYAELPKSLASQLHFRLQKPDMIPNRYSGC, from the exons ATGTATCCTCACGCGCTGTTACCAGCTCGGGCACGAAGGTGCTGCTCCACCTCGGCTACCTCTACTCTGATCCGACACCGACGATTCA TTATTATGAGGATAAAGGAGCCGGAAACGACATCAGTGATATTTGCTTCAGGAAAGATGGCATGCACAGAAGGAAAGAGTGAAGAACACTCTCAAGCTTACTGTCAGGAAG TGCAGTATGCAGAGTTGCCCAAAAGCTTGGCTTCACAACTACATTTTAG GTTACAGAAACCAGATATGATTCCAAATCGTTATTCTGGGTGCTAA